CGGCCCATGCGGGAGGTCACATCTCTCTTGATACGGATCGCGGCCCATGTGCTTCCTGTGTCTGGGTCCTTGCGGGGACGCTGAAGTCGCTCAAGCCGCCCGTCGTCGCTTGCTGGCCGGCTACACTACAGCGCGGAAAGTCGCCGTCTGCTGCTCGGTGGGGAGCGAGTGTGGACGAGGGGACGGGACGGGACGTGTGGCCTTAGCGGAGGAAACAACGACATGCCGGCGGTGTCGAAAGGGGACGGAATGCGCGGCCTGGCCGTGTTCATCTCCGACATCAGGAACTGTAAGTTTGTCTTACTTTAGCCGCCCAGATAACATAAAAGCAGACTTTATGACGTGTTCAACTGCAAGCGAGGAGTCGTTTGTGGACATGATGGAGTGAATCCGGATGTCTCCGGGTCTTCACACGCTTATAAATCGTAAATGTGAAGTTCAAATAAATCCCAGACTTTTTGACAGCTAGCCGGCGAGCTAATTAGCTGCTAGCTGCAAGCTGCTATTTTCACGTCGAAGGGCGTGATCGCCACTTTTGGCAAGCAAAAGTCACACTTTGAAAATTACACAAGTCCTTTCAAGAATATTTGAAAATAGTGACCCATTCGAAATGTACTCACCTGTCACTGTTTTACTCGATTTAATGCATAAATTCATACTTGACTGAGAGATAATAGCTTTTGTGACAAGTTTGAGTCACACAGTATTGTTTGGGTATCatattacaaattaacaggaaaTGTGAtgcggtctgtttgttttttttccctttgctgaTAATGTGGAAATAAGTGACATAAAGGTCCCCTTTAACAAAACAAGGGATATTTGATTGAAAAGAATCATTATGTCTAATAAACTGAAAATATCTGATGTAATAATCAACCCCTTCGTaaacatcatcatcaaattAACATTTCACAAAGTGGCCGAGCATTAATTGTACTTACTTTTCTCTATATAACTTAACCCATTCCATAAACAATACGGAAAATTCACTCGACATGACGATGACTGAACTTTCTTTAGGGTATATTGAATGACTTTGATATTTGAAATATCATATTAACATCACAATGGCAACTCCTGGCAACAGTCTTGAAATTGTAAGCAAATGTGAGATAGCTATCTTGAAAATATACTTTTACCTGTCAATCATCTGCGCCAAACATGAATTGATCCAAGAGGAATTTGATCATCTTTGATATTGTAACTTGAAATTTTGGGGTTTGCTTTCAGGTAAAAGTAAAGAGGCAGAAATCAAAAGGATCAACAAGGAACTGGCCAACATCCGATCAAAATTCAAAGGTAACTTGAGGCAACGAGTGCTTGCTTGAACATAGCTATATTCATTTGTCCCTCTCCGGTTGAAATGTCCTCCGAACCGGGCACATTAAAGAGAATTCATGCGTGTGCAGGCGACAAGGCTCTGGACGGCTACAGCAAGAAAAAGTACGTGTGCAAGCTGCTCTTCATCTTCCTCCTGGGCCACGATATTGACTTCGGACACATGGAGGCCGTCAACCTGCTCAGCTCAAACAAGTACACAGAGAAACAAATTGTAAGCCTCAAACTGGTAAAAATGATGTTATTatgagggatgtaatgatatctaaACACCACAAAAAGATATTATCATAATATGAAGCTTACGAGCACGATAATTatgatgatattgtggggaggttggcgatattttaaaaaaggttgGCATATTAcgctccccttcatctgacaattggtGTAGAATTTGAACAtaggagggccaaaacatccctaatgaaaattcaattgcactaaaaaactagccaccagagggtgctagaactgcacaaatggaaatcaaccagactttttgAACATGTAGACTAAAACCCCCTTTAATAaacaactgggactaaatcagtttccatttttgtcgactaatgaagacgggACGGAAATGTCCTTcccttaataaaaactggactgaaatctatggacattttagttcatgaacaaaaacgagacggatattatatgattttgtaaaatcttgtctttgataatctgtcacgtctgtgacacacaacaaatgggacagacaggaagtggattcacggtgaaaggttaaatttttttatttatatatatatagttataacTTATTAATTCaacagctataacgttccagcaataatgttaatgcgactgctaactaatgctagctaacttactagctaatTGCatgagccatagtagccactgtaattgaagTGAATGTGaagtattttttcatcaaaaagatgagaaaaagttatgtgaaatagttttagatctgaaaggattcaatataatctgctggcAAAAAATGTACAGggttaaaatggttgtcctgactaaaactagactaaaatgttgacagttttttgttgagtaaaactagacgaataaaatgccattttgttttcgACTAAAATGTCggatttttagttgactaaaaatggacgaaataaaaatgaagttggactaaatttaaaaattgcagacaaaatgaacactagcCCGAAGCAcgttgtgtgtatatatatatatatatatatatatatatatatatatatatatatatatatatatatataaaaaaatctgaCAGAATTGTCCGTTAATGTTTCATTTTGCCCCCGCGTTGCCTTCAGGGTTACCTGTTCATCTCGGTGCTGGTCAACTCCAACAGCGACCTGATCCGCCTGATCAACAACGCCATCAAGAACGACCTGAGCAGCCGCAACCCCACCTTCATGAACCTGGCGCTGCACTGCATCGCCAACGTGGGCAGCCGCGAGATGGCCGAGGCCTTCGCCACCGACATCCCGCGCATCCTCGTGGCCGGGTGCGTGTCGTCTCCGTGCCGCGCAAGATATACAGCAAATGATGTCGCTTGATGAAGAACAAATGTCTCGCCTAAAGTTTGAGAGGCCTTCTTACAGAGACTGagctgcttgtttttttttttgtttttttttgtgcaattcagGGACACGATGGACAGCGTGAAGCAGAGCGCGGCGCTTTGCCTCCTTCGCCTCAACAAGACGTCACCTGACCTGGTGTCCATGGGCGAGTGGACGTCCAGGGTGGTCCACCTGCTCAACGACCAGCATCTGGTAACACTTCTTACACCCACGACAAAACCTGAAGGGGCCAGAGATCATcagtaaggatgtaacgatatccgaatatcatgatatgaacgtcacgatacgataattatcacgatattgtgggggagatggcgatatttaataaaaaagatcccaatattgtaagaaaagaaaagaaaaagagctcaTCCTAAAAAAAGCaccatattgtgcttttttgtacataacagcaatacatataaaccacctacaatctctaatagcaatattgaggcacttatttgcatttttattgcttcacaagcaaattcggttccccctcacctgacaattagcatatattttaaccatagaaggccaaaacatccctaatgaaaatttaattgcactaataaactagccactagagggtgctagaactgcacaaatgaaaatcaacctgactttttttttttttttttttttaacagatgtgtcccttttaaatattgtgaacatgacgacgacgatattgtggcagttttaatatcacgatattgcccttatcgtgacatccctagagATCAgattaggttgtttttttttctttctcttgaaAGGCTGGCAGGTTCTCCGGCTTCTTGTCTGCCATATCAAATTGAGGCTGCTGTCACTGAATcttgaattcttcttcttctacttctactactacttcttcttttctttttttttacgttttacgattgtttaatttgtaattgtgtagtgtaatcattgaaattgtaattgacttTGGATTAATTGCACAGACCTAATACAAGTATAGTATTTTTACCAATTACTTATTCTAATCTAATCTGACGACGCCATGCTTGAAAAgagttttgtcattttgttttgaagcaggcatttttttttcatttaacctttatttatccaGGTAAGGCAATCAAGAAGAGATTGTCATTTACAATGCTAACATGGCTTCAGAATTTTTcggtttattttggttctttccAAGACCCAACAATcacgtttagtttttttttcagggcgtGGTGACGGCGGCCACCAGCCTCATCAGCAGGCTGGCCCAAAAGAGTCCGGATGATTTCAAAACGTCCGTGTCGCTGGCGGTGGCCCGGCTCAGCAGGGTGGGTGTCACTCGGCAgctagggggggggggcgagatCTGCTTttaatgaaattttaaaaatgttttgcacaGATTGTGACGTCGGCCTCCATCGACCTTCAAGACTACACGTACTACTTTGTGGCGGCGCCGTGGCTCTCCGTGAAACTGCTGAGATTGCTGCAGTGCTACCCTCCGCCTGGTATTTATTCTTTACGTCTTTGCACATGTGCGTGATGCGATGTGATTAGTAacattaatatttcatttaGGTCCAGTGGATTTCCAAGTTAATTAAATTCCACGGTCAGTTGTAAACACCGAAGCTCAATAGGACGTATAGATGCGgttaattagagtaaatttcaattattgcgcCTGTCGATACACATTTGGAATCTGTTAGCATCCTTTTATGTTTACTcgaaaaaggcaatgatgttGTCATGTTTATATTCTGAAAGCATCTGAAACAACCACAAAACAGTGTTCATATAATCATACATAACTTACCATTTCagtcaatatttaaaatgaacttAAAGTAGATTTGTAGTTAATTCAATTCTTCCATGCCAAAAATTGTTCCCTTATTTGCTctccaaaacgtataaatacgttctattttaaatattactatgcccccaaagacgtatttatacggtttttaatcttttttttgtttttttttttgctatatttccttcatagaatatttgatcatgaaatgGGGTCATTATTTTTGAATCACCCCGTATGttgttaattcattaaattaaatttacatAGAATTCAACTTGGGTATTTCCAACTTTATggttaaaataaactaaatcgaAACACTTTTATTAGAACatattacaaatgtatttaattaaataattggttgaaTAATTATAATCAAGTAAATTTTaatcacatcaaaatttagcaggaaTATGATTTCACATGTAAAattaggaaaataaaaaaagcaagtaaaaacagttttttgtttcataaatAAATGGACAATTCATTatgattaaataataaaaaagagtgaaaaaagaGCGAGCATTgtttataattttatatattacaTACTGGTAGACATTACAACCCTTTTTTTGTATCTCATCTATAAATGACTTGGTTcttctattttaaaatcaagtTGTTTATCGTTTTTAATCAAACTCCCAACTTGTTGATACCATAAAGTGAAGTAGTTGAGTTATCTTTCTGTTGTCATCCACAGAGGACGCGGCGCTGCGAAGTCGCTTGACCGAATGTCTGGAGACCATCTTGAACAAAGCCCAGGAGCCTCCCAAGTCCAAGAAGGTTCAGCACTCCAACGCCAAGAACGCCGTTCTCTTTGAAGCTATTTCGCTCATCATCCACCACGACAGGTCCAAAACTTCAGCAAACACTAAATAGACAATGTCAACAATATTGGTTAAACCACGGTAAATGCTTCAGCGTATTTCCGGGCAACTCGATTAACTTTTGAGGCTTACTTGAACTGaaaacatgattaaaaactCGTGTTTGGAGTTGCCCGAAAAATTCAAGTGTAGAATTAGATTTTTGGCCtcacgtattttttattttttttattttttttattttttttattttttttattgcattcacttgggaagaaaaaaaaaactcctgtttttctgacacatttttttggggtggagctttgttttttgtttttttgagtatttttttctgttttaaaaacatgaggaacaattactcagaaaaacaggggggaaacattaaaaaaaaaaagaaaaaaaaaaggaaaaaatatatattccaaaaaacagcaccaacttctgtttttcagagtatttttattttatttttttttaacctttgaaCTCCCAAGTGacctgttgcagaccactgatctgtgtatatgactggatagccgatagcccatacacttggagttcagaggtaaaaaaaaaataaaaaataaataaataaataaaatactctgaaaaacagaagtttgtGCTGTGTTTTTTGgcataatttttttctgttttttttttttttttaaataatggtttcccccctgttttctgaatatttttttctcctgtttttctgagtaatttttttgacagaaaaaaaatactcaataaaacagaaaaaaatattgaaaaaaaaaagaacaggaaaaaaatactcaaaactcCCCCCAaagaattagtcagaaaaacaggagtttttttttttccccaactgaatgcaatacgcttccgtacaaaCAACGGTAATGCATTTGAGAAGAAGGCTGAAGTCGTCATtcaagcttttttttgccctgttTTCTGAATCGCTCTGACTTGATCAAATGCGCCCTTGAAAGGATTTACAATTTCTTCCTGTGTTGTTGTCCAAACAGTGAGCCCACCTTGCTGGTGCGAGCGTGCAACCAATTGGGTCAGTTCTTGCAGCACCGCGAGACCAACCTGCGCTACTTGGCCTTGGAGAGCATGTGCACGCTGGCCAGCTCCGAGTTCTCCCACGAGGCCGTCAAGACGCACATCGACACGGTCATCAACGCTCTCAAGGTCAGCCATGGCTCATTGCAGAAATACAACTGAAAATGTTGTGCATGCATATTTTAAAGAGATTATGTGCAAGCATCAACATCAAAATTACAGACAACACTATACCCGTAGTTCGGCGCCTGCCAGTTTGAATTgtggattaaaataaataaataaataaataaatgttttttcccgTTTTATGTGTGACTATAGTAAATATAGTTTATGCGTGTTTTTTGGAGAATTTTTTTAGTTTGGAACATTTCTGTGCTTGTTTTGTGGCAGACGGAGCGAGACGTGAGCGTTCGGCAGCGTGCGGTGGACCTTCTCTACGCCATGTGCGACCGCAGCAACGCCAAGCAGATCGTGGCGGAGATGCTGAGCTACCTGGAGAACGCCGACTACTCCATCAGAGAGGAGATAGTATGTCACGGCAAAAAAATTACTTGTTCAGAAATGAGTCATACTAAAGTAGATATGAAAAGTCTACAGGTCTTTGTTCAACTgccttaaacaaaaaaaacaaaaaaacaaaaacataaataagagCAAAATGAATAATTTCAAAACATCCATTAATGTAAACTAATACCTGACAACTCAATTGGACTTCGTCAAGTTGCAGGGAATTACGAACAGTTCAAAATACCAGTCAGGAAACATGTCAGGAAAGGCCTACTTGAACTTATGAACTTTAGTTGCCATTATTTCCAGGGGCTTTAACTAagtgactggcagccattttcacagaagcaacccccctcactcctggctgttttactggattttgactgattttgcgaggcccactattgctataaaaacatggaacgtaccaaaagaaagatttaaaatctatttttttcatcaagggaaaaaaaatatttctatctttttccgttttgcagcaaatagcgatagaatatagctaagtttcataatttttcacaaatctaattcgaattgtgagtatttgaacttttttcaacatggccctgcttgatcgcctttgctctgctgccacctgccggccgtttgtgtaataactaccattttaggctgcatcaaagccttctgtatgtgctagcataaaaaaacgtataaatacgtctttgggacacttaaaacatttaatatttattcatacatttttgggagcaaattagttatttagttatagATGTGTGCTTAGTTTGAATTCTGAACACagctacatttttatttactagagtgggtgtgcacacttttgcaagtCCCTTTCAAGgctttaaaaaatgtacagGTTATCTTgcaaatggtgaaaaaaaaaaagttttgaaatgatttaactTCACATCACAACATccaggcatttgaacaggggtgtgtacactttctATAACCACGGCATATCATATTTGATAGTTTCCTCTCTTATGTCTTCCGCCAGGTGCTCAAGGTGGCCATCCTGGCCGAGAAGTATGCAGTGGACTACACCTGGTACGTGGACACCATCCTCAACCTGATTCGCATGGCCGGGGACCACGTGAGCGAGGAAGTGTGGTATCGCGTCATCCAGATCGTCATCAACCGAGACGACGTGCAGGGCTACGCCGCCAAGACCGTCTTCGAGGTGAGACCATCCAGACGCGCCGTCCTGGACTTGGATGTCGGTCACGGTTTGTGATTTCCCGCTAGGCTCTTCAGGCGCCCGCCTGCCACGAGAACTTGGTGAAAGTGGGAGGCTACATCCTGGGCGAGTTTGGCAACTTGATTGCTGGAGATCCGCGCTCCAGGTACCGACTCCAAAATCATCCACATTTAGCgtttgtccgaaaggaaaaaatgaataaaccaaaccaaaccaaagtctTTAAAGGCACAAAATCATTGAATCCTTTATTGGCATGACAATGTCTTGAAATGGGGGTTTTGttagcaatttttattttttttctctttggagGCCCATTATCATTGTGATACCatatacagtgctcagcataaatgAGTGCACCCCAACAGGTATGTAAGAACATCTTTACTACAAAATACTATACTACAAAATGCTCTCTGTGGGCCATTGATTACAAACAAGATGTGTTAATTAGTAACCCCCATATCTGGAACTTTATTAGTGATAAAccgaagtgtttttttttcagggccgataccgattattagtagtcaaggaggccgataaccgatatttcaagccgatattcatttgcaataaaagagaaaataatagcgtaaaaaaaagaataataaaaaaacactttttattttcattttaaacatataaataatagatagttctgtttaaaaaaaatgttaacagaAGTAGAAATTGTAGGGAGTTTCCAGGATCATTGGCTATCATTaagctaaataaaaaactaagcaagtaaataaatagttttctaaagtgttctactgtaaatagttttccaaaatttcaacataatttcttaactcattcactcccagctattttcatgttctatataactatatataattttataatggaacctttcatcagaaaaaaaaagtatatttgtatctgtttttacattttgcagcaattagcattagaattagcaaagtttcatcatcattcacaaacctgttgaaaatactgggaaaaagagctcgttgtaacatggccctggctgatctattatactttgctgccacctactggccatttttttttttttatttgtataactaccattgctttaagcgacctcttcaggtcagaaactgcatcaaagccttcataatgctctagcatacaaaaacttaatttaaaaaacaaaacaaaaaaaacaaaaaaacaacaacgtataaatacgtttttgggagtgaatgagttaatttagtttttttatttctattttttatttatttatttatttattttttatataaattaaagtGTTGAGACTTCCCAgtgaaaagttccctgtatctaattttgggttttcgtcagggttcgtaaaaggtttcaaaagatcttcacagGCAGTAAAAAATTCTCTCAATATGttcgaaatgtctttgcaacaagtaaaaattGTCAGCACACAAAATTTGTTACGTTCGCAAACATTCACCGCTCAATGAGACGCCCGCTtcatcggccttcagattcgtaaaaaaggccgatgccgatatttgtcaaaataccaaatatcGGCAAATATTGCTAAGTCTTCCCATGTGGTGCTTGTTGTCGTCCGTCAGCCCTCTGGTCCAGTTCAACCTGCTGCACTCCAAGTTCCACCTGTGCTCGGTGCCCACGCGGGCGCTGCTGCTGTCTGCCTACATCAAGTTCATCAACCTGTTCCCGGAGGTGAAGGGCACCATCCAGGAGGTCCTGCGCTCGGACAGCCAGCTCCGCAACGCCGACGTGGAGCTGCAGCAGAGAGCCGTGGAGTACCTGAGGCTCAGCTGCATCGCCACCACCGACATCCTGGTGCGTGACGACACGCTTTCCAATCTTCAACTGCTGCTCTGGTtgcgcgtttttttttcctcgtgaTACATCATCATCTTTTTGAGAGGATCTGAGATGCGTGCTTTGACATATGAGTGACCCCAATTGAAGGGATGCTTGACtcgttgaacaattttcagcagtgaaaagttaatattttgtccagaatgaatttgataacctcattatttttcatgtacaattagtacctttaaaaagtaaattttctacttgctgtcgactgatgatgacatcacctgtgctgaggaagtaggtgacgcccaatcatggctcacctgttttctgggtttggtc
Above is a genomic segment from Festucalex cinctus isolate MCC-2025b chromosome 4, RoL_Fcin_1.0, whole genome shotgun sequence containing:
- the LOC144018109 gene encoding AP-2 complex subunit alpha-2-like isoform X1; its protein translation is MPAVSKGDGMRGLAVFISDIRNCKSKEAEIKRINKELANIRSKFKGDKALDGYSKKKYVCKLLFIFLLGHDIDFGHMEAVNLLSSNKYTEKQIGYLFISVLVNSNSDLIRLINNAIKNDLSSRNPTFMNLALHCIANVGSREMAEAFATDIPRILVAGDTMDSVKQSAALCLLRLNKTSPDLVSMGEWTSRVVHLLNDQHLGVVTAATSLISRLAQKSPDDFKTSVSLAVARLSRIVTSASIDLQDYTYYFVAAPWLSVKLLRLLQCYPPPEDAALRSRLTECLETILNKAQEPPKSKKVQHSNAKNAVLFEAISLIIHHDSEPTLLVRACNQLGQFLQHRETNLRYLALESMCTLASSEFSHEAVKTHIDTVINALKTERDVSVRQRAVDLLYAMCDRSNAKQIVAEMLSYLENADYSIREEIVLKVAILAEKYAVDYTWYVDTILNLIRMAGDHVSEEVWYRVIQIVINRDDVQGYAAKTVFEALQAPACHENLVKVGGYILGEFGNLIAGDPRSSPLVQFNLLHSKFHLCSVPTRALLLSAYIKFINLFPEVKGTIQEVLRSDSQLRNADVELQQRAVEYLRLSCIATTDILATVLEEMPPFPERESSILAKLKKKKGPGNVPGINDTKRNVNGATEHNNGENGGGGGDTDATANLAHPFNDLLNLNSPPATTGGSSLLVDVFSDVTPEPVSAFASNPDPGVSDESFSRFVCKNNGVLYEDQLLQIGLKSEYRQNLGRMYVFFGNKTSSQFVGFSSSVTSQDALKAQVNVHAKAVDPVIEGGAQVQQILNIECVSEFSDAPLLDIHFRYGGAPQSISVKLPVMLNKFFQPTEMTSQDFFQRWKQLGLPQQEVQKIFQSKHPMDIEVTKAKILGFGVALLEGVDPNPANFVGAGVIHSKTSQVGCLLRLEPNTQAQMYRLTLRTSRDTVSQRLCDLLSDQF
- the LOC144018109 gene encoding AP-2 complex subunit alpha-2-like isoform X2, with protein sequence MPAVSKGDGMRGLAVFISDIRNCKSKEAEIKRINKELANIRSKFKGDKALDGYSKKKYVCKLLFIFLLGHDIDFGHMEAVNLLSSNKYTEKQIGYLFISVLVNSNSDLIRLINNAIKNDLSSRNPTFMNLALHCIANVGSREMAEAFATDIPRILVAGDTMDSVKQSAALCLLRLNKTSPDLVSMGEWTSRVVHLLNDQHLGVVTAATSLISRLAQKSPDDFKTSVSLAVARLSRIVTSASIDLQDYTYYFVAAPWLSVKLLRLLQCYPPPEDAALRSRLTECLETILNKAQEPPKSKKVQHSNAKNAVLFEAISLIIHHDSEPTLLVRACNQLGQFLQHRETNLRYLALESMCTLASSEFSHEAVKTHIDTVINALKTERDVSVRQRAVDLLYAMCDRSNAKQIVAEMLSYLENADYSIREEIVLKVAILAEKYAVDYTWYVDTILNLIRMAGDHVSEEVWYRVIQIVINRDDVQGYAAKTVFEALQAPACHENLVKVGGYILGEFGNLIAGDPRSSPLVQFNLLHSKFHLCSVPTRALLLSAYIKFINLFPEVKGTIQEVLRSDSQLRNADVELQQRAVEYLRLSCIATTDILATVLEEMPPFPERESSILAKLKKKKGPGNVPGINDTKRNVNGATEHNNGENGGGGGDTDATASSPSVTMAPLANRPRPAHSIPIMLSAGTLNLAHPFNDLLNLNSPPATTGGSSLLVDVFSDVTPEPVSAFASNPDPGVSDESFSRFVCKNNGVLYEDQLLQIGLKSEYRQNLGRMYVFFGNKTSSQFVGFSSSVTSQDALKAQVNVHAKAVDPVIEGGAQVQQILNIECVSEFSDAPLLDIHFRYGGAPQSISVKLPVMLNKFFQPTEMTSQDFFQRWKQLGLPQQEVQKIFQSKHPMDIEVTKAKILGFGVALLEGVDPNPANFVGAGVIHSKTSQVGCLLRLEPNTQAQMYRLTLRTSRDTVSQRLCDLLSDQF